In the Deltaproteobacteria bacterium genome, AAACTTCTAATGGTCGTCCTTGCTTATCTTTAAACGTACCCGCTATGATCATAATCAAATCAATCAGAGGCCAAATGCCAAAGAACCCGCCTATTGTGACAATTGTCAAAATCCCTGTCCCTACT is a window encoding:
- a CDS encoding TM2 domain-containing protein, with the translated sequence MPELSDKKRLPALLLCLFLGALGIHRFYVGKVGTGILTIVTIGGFFGIWPLIDLIMIIAGTFKDKQGRPLEVW